A genomic stretch from Falco cherrug isolate bFalChe1 chromosome 3, bFalChe1.pri, whole genome shotgun sequence includes:
- the RIMS3 gene encoding regulating synaptic membrane exocytosis protein 3, with amino-acid sequence MFNGDASSSAARNVVRSSSISGEMYNIEKSARGSADSVTITASKKRRSSLGAKMVAIVGLSQWSKSTLQLNQTEGGPKKLRSNIRRSTETGIAVEMRTRVTRQGSRESTDGSTNSNSSDGTFIFPTTRLGAESQFSDFLDGLGPGQLVGRQTLATPPMGDVHVGMADRNGQLEVEVIQARGLIPKMGSKSIPATYVKVYLLENGICLAKKKTKVVKKTCDPSYQQPLLFEESPQGKVLQVIVWGDYGRMDHKCFMGMAQIILEELDLSSAVTGWYKLFPTSSLADSSIGPLTRRLSQSSLESSTSPSCP; translated from the exons ATGTTCAACGGGGATGCCAGCTCCTCGGCGGCCAGGAATGTCGTCCGTAGCTCCAGCATCAGCGGTGAGATGTACAACATCGAGAAGAGTGCGCGGGGCAGCGCCGACTCTGTCACCATCACTGCCAGCAAGAAGAGGCGCTCCAGCCTGGGTGCGAAGATGGTGGCCATCGTGGGATTGTCCCAGTGGAGCAAGAGCACGCTGCAGCTCAACCAGACCG AGGGGGGCCCCAAAAAGCTGCGCAGCAACATCCGGAGGAGCACGGAGACCGGCATTGCGGTGGAGATGAGGACCAGGGTCACCCGGCAAGGCAGCCGGGAGTCCACCGATGGCAGCACCAACAGCAACAGCTCTGACGGCAC GTTCATCTTCCCCACGACCCGGCTGGGTGCCGAGAGCCAATTCAGCGACTTTCTCGACGGGCTGGGGCCAGGCCAGCTGGTGGGGCGGCAGACACTGGCCACCCCACCGATGG GTGATGTCCATGTCGGCATGGCTGACCGGAACGGGCAGCTGGAGGTGGAGGTGATCCAGGCGAGGGGACTTATTCCAAAGATGGGCTCCAAGTCCATCCCTG CCACCTATGTGAAAGTTTACCTGTTGGAAAACGGCATCTGCCTGGCCAAGAAGAAGACCAAGGTGGTGAAGAAAACCTGCGACCCGTCGTaccagcagcctctgctcttTGAGGAGAGCCCCCAGGGCAAAGTCCTGCAG GTGATTGTCTGGGGAGATTACGGGCGCATGGACCATAAGTGCTTCATGGGGATGGCCCAGATCATCCTGGAGGAGCTCGATCTCTCCAGCGCAGTCACGGGCTGGTACAAACTCTTCCCCACCTCCTCGCTGGCCGACTCCAGCATCGGACCTCTAACGCGCCGCCTCTCCCAGTCCTCCCTGGAGAGCTCCACCAGTCCCTCCTGCCCGTAG